In Gossypium arboreum isolate Shixiya-1 chromosome 6, ASM2569848v2, whole genome shotgun sequence, the following are encoded in one genomic region:
- the LOC108484533 gene encoding uncharacterized protein LOC108484533 has protein sequence MVLDAIVSSPHRRSGSMRKQFPKDELGSWSTLVQRHRFLLTALGLLAFLCTIYLYFAVTLGATDTCSGLEGTQRATCKLQHARSTLSHGKLKLF, from the coding sequence ATGGTCCTTGATGCCATTGTATCTTCTCCCCATCGGAGATCAGGATCAATGAGGAAACAATTCCCAAAAGATGAGTTGGGGAGCTGGTCAACACTTGTTCAGAGGCATAGATTCCTCTTAACAGCTTTGGGACTCTTAGCATTCTTATGTACTATCTACCTTTACTTTGCTGTTACTCTAGGAGCTACAGACACATGTTCTGGCTTGGAAGGAACACAGAGAGCAACGTGTAAACTGCAGCACGCAAGGTCGACTCTATCCCACGGAAAACTCAAATTATTTTAG